The Cellulomonas sp. P24 genome contains a region encoding:
- a CDS encoding metalloregulator ArsR/SmtB family transcription factor, translating to MGAEPAAHVAATLKALADPLRLRILSLISSSPTGEACVCDIASVAEVTAPTVSHHLKVLKEVGVLESERRGTWVFYRITPSARRAVTTLLEAFAPATMADGVPHPTGLVDADATLDRIAAALASRYPTVDPGLVTHLVRESYASLARGAGVRAHLVATAEAFARQRLDDLVRVAEPAAGPRPPQVLFVCVANAGRSQLAAALMRARAGDAVVVRSAGSAPADDVHAAVQTLLDEIDDSGETPFPKPLTDDAVRAADVVVTMGCGDVCPVLPGKRYEDWAVGDPALASPDGVRAIRDEIDRRVQTLLAELLRPGPDPDRSRARPDLP from the coding sequence ATGGGTGCCGAACCCGCCGCCCACGTGGCCGCGACCCTCAAGGCGCTGGCCGACCCGCTCCGTCTCCGGATCCTCTCGTTGATCTCGAGCAGCCCCACCGGTGAGGCGTGCGTGTGCGACATCGCCAGCGTCGCCGAGGTCACCGCCCCGACCGTCTCCCACCACCTCAAGGTCCTCAAGGAGGTCGGCGTCCTCGAGTCCGAGCGCCGCGGGACGTGGGTGTTCTACCGCATCACCCCGTCCGCACGACGGGCCGTGACCACGCTGCTCGAGGCCTTCGCCCCGGCGACGATGGCCGACGGCGTCCCGCACCCGACCGGCCTGGTGGACGCCGACGCGACGCTCGACCGGATCGCGGCAGCGCTCGCGAGCCGCTACCCGACCGTCGACCCGGGCCTCGTGACCCATCTCGTGCGTGAGTCGTACGCCTCCCTCGCCCGCGGCGCCGGCGTGCGCGCCCACCTCGTCGCGACCGCCGAGGCGTTCGCGCGGCAGCGACTCGACGACCTCGTCCGCGTGGCTGAGCCCGCCGCAGGCCCGCGTCCGCCTCAGGTGCTCTTCGTCTGCGTCGCGAACGCCGGCAGGTCCCAGCTCGCCGCCGCGCTGATGCGTGCCCGCGCGGGGGACGCGGTCGTCGTGCGGTCCGCGGGCTCGGCCCCCGCCGACGACGTCCACGCCGCCGTCCAGACCCTGCTCGACGAGATCGACGACTCGGGCGAGACGCCCTTCCCCAAGCCGCTGACCGACGACGCGGTCCGGGCGGCCGACGTCGTCGTCACGATGGGCTGCGGCGACGTGTGCCCGGTCCTGCCCGGCAAGCGGTACGAGGACTGGGCCGTCGGGGATCCCGCGCTCGCCTCGCCCGACGGCGTTCGCGCGATCCGGGACGAGATCGACCGGCGGGTCCAGACGCTCCTCGCGGAGCTGCTGCGGCCCGGGCCGGATCCCGACCGATCCCGCGCCCGACCTGACCTGCCCTGA
- a CDS encoding DeoR/GlpR family DNA-binding transcription regulator, with protein MSAENSTQKSHESRQAVRQRAISEAVMTAGSVRIEQLAERFDISLMTVHRDLDELESRGLLRKSRGVATALSSSLVESSDVFRAGQQHAAKLEVAQAALEFIEPGQAVFLDDSTTVLQLARLLHERAPLTVITNCLTIINELNNTRGISLVALGGFYHNWCSSFMGQMTTTAIEQLRADVFVMSTAAITDDRCFHQSQETVSTKHAMFDVSAARILLADHTKFEKRALYGLVDLTEFDHVIVDSRTRDEDVVRLRGKGVHVTVATPSATPHR; from the coding sequence GTGAGTGCAGAGAACTCCACCCAGAAGAGCCACGAGTCCCGCCAGGCCGTGCGCCAACGCGCGATCTCCGAGGCCGTGATGACCGCGGGCAGCGTACGGATCGAGCAGCTCGCCGAGCGGTTCGACATCAGCCTGATGACCGTTCATCGCGACCTCGACGAGCTCGAGTCGCGAGGTCTGCTCCGCAAGTCCCGCGGCGTCGCGACCGCGCTCTCGTCGAGCCTCGTCGAGTCGAGCGACGTGTTCCGCGCCGGCCAGCAGCACGCCGCGAAGCTGGAGGTGGCGCAGGCGGCGCTGGAGTTCATCGAGCCCGGCCAGGCGGTGTTCCTGGACGACTCGACCACGGTGCTGCAGCTCGCACGGCTCCTGCACGAGAGGGCCCCGCTGACGGTCATCACGAACTGCCTGACCATCATCAACGAGCTCAACAACACCCGTGGGATCTCACTCGTGGCGCTCGGCGGCTTCTACCACAACTGGTGCAGCTCGTTCATGGGGCAGATGACCACGACGGCCATCGAGCAGCTCCGCGCCGACGTGTTCGTGATGTCGACCGCCGCGATCACCGACGACCGCTGCTTCCACCAGAGCCAGGAGACCGTCAGCACCAAGCACGCGATGTTCGATGTCTCCGCGGCCCGGATCCTGCTTGCCGACCACACGAAGTTCGAGAAGCGGGCGCTGTACGGGCTCGTCGACCTGACCGAGTTCGATCACGTGATCGTCGACTCCCGGACGCGCGACGAGGACGTCGTCCGGCTCCGCGGGAAGGGCGTCCATGTCACCGTCGCGACGCCGTCGGCCACGCCGCACCGGTAA
- a CDS encoding sugar ABC transporter ATP-binding protein, with amino-acid sequence MHRSHEASGDRPLIRIDGVSKSFGGVNALSDVSFEIRPGVVHGLVGANGAGKSTLIRCLAGVGTPDSGRIEVDGEAVAIDNPDDATALGLAFIHQEMSLIPGWDVLRNMALGITPTTHLGVIDWRPTGQRAREVAELLGFEFGLLTNVDTLSTADQWLVLIGRALMHDARLIAMDEPTASLSSVEAERLHAIIRDLAAKGTAVLFVSHRLDEVSDLCQDITVFKDGMVTKRVVGETVTKAELVRAIVGKDLVIPEHGLEPGPAGRPVLEVKGISDEKLLRDVSLTVHAGEIVGLGGLVGAGRTELVKIVYGAARATAGEVWLDGRKTRFHHPEDAVRAGIGLVPEERRSEGLFLDRTIDFNINIAGVDALVRSRFWPLLRLREARRRAQRVADLVTVKASDVGQIVGSLSGGNQQKVVIARWLVTPPRLLILDEPSRGVDVGARAEVHQVIRELAARGTAVLAVSSDNEELVGLCDRVVVMTEGRVTGELSGASITIDHIVHRSFGHEKVKVVQS; translated from the coding sequence GTGCACCGGAGTCATGAGGCCTCGGGCGACAGGCCGCTGATCAGGATCGACGGCGTCAGCAAGAGCTTCGGCGGGGTCAACGCGCTGAGCGACGTGTCGTTCGAGATCCGACCGGGTGTGGTGCATGGGCTGGTCGGCGCCAACGGCGCCGGCAAGTCCACGCTCATCCGGTGCCTTGCCGGCGTCGGGACGCCGGACTCCGGTCGCATCGAGGTCGACGGGGAGGCGGTCGCGATCGACAACCCCGACGACGCGACCGCCCTCGGCCTCGCGTTCATCCACCAGGAGATGAGCCTGATCCCGGGGTGGGACGTCCTGCGCAACATGGCGCTGGGGATCACCCCCACCACCCACCTGGGCGTCATCGACTGGCGGCCGACCGGGCAGCGTGCCCGGGAGGTCGCCGAGCTCCTCGGGTTCGAGTTCGGGCTGCTGACCAACGTCGACACGTTGAGCACCGCGGACCAGTGGCTCGTCCTGATCGGTCGCGCGCTCATGCACGACGCCCGGCTGATCGCGATGGACGAGCCGACCGCGTCGCTCTCCTCGGTCGAGGCGGAACGCCTGCACGCGATCATCCGCGACCTCGCGGCCAAGGGGACGGCGGTCCTGTTCGTCTCCCACCGGCTGGACGAGGTCTCGGACCTCTGCCAGGACATCACGGTGTTCAAGGACGGCATGGTCACCAAGCGTGTCGTCGGCGAGACCGTGACCAAGGCCGAGCTGGTGCGGGCGATCGTCGGCAAGGACCTCGTCATCCCCGAGCACGGGCTGGAGCCGGGCCCCGCCGGCCGGCCCGTGCTCGAGGTCAAGGGCATCAGTGACGAGAAGCTGCTCCGGGACGTGTCCCTGACGGTCCACGCAGGCGAGATCGTCGGGCTCGGCGGGCTGGTCGGTGCCGGCCGGACGGAGCTCGTGAAGATCGTCTACGGCGCCGCTCGCGCGACGGCGGGCGAGGTGTGGCTCGACGGCAGGAAGACGCGGTTCCACCACCCGGAGGACGCGGTCCGGGCCGGCATCGGCCTGGTGCCCGAGGAGCGCCGGTCGGAGGGTCTCTTCCTCGACCGGACCATCGACTTCAACATCAACATCGCGGGGGTCGACGCGCTCGTGCGCTCGCGCTTCTGGCCGCTGCTGCGGCTGCGCGAGGCGCGGCGACGTGCCCAGCGCGTGGCGGACCTCGTCACGGTCAAGGCGTCGGACGTCGGCCAGATCGTCGGCTCGCTCTCCGGAGGGAACCAGCAGAAGGTCGTCATCGCGCGTTGGCTCGTCACCCCGCCGCGCCTCCTCATCCTGGACGAGCCGTCGCGAGGCGTGGACGTGGGCGCCCGCGCCGAGGTGCACCAGGTGATCAGGGAGCTCGCAGCCCGCGGCACCGCGGTCCTCGCGGTGTCCTCCGACAACGAAGAGCTCGTCGGGCTCTGCGACCGCGTCGTCGTGATGACCGAGGGCCGGGTGACCGGCGAGCTGAGCGGCGCCTCGATCACGATCGACCACATCGTCCACCGGAGCTTCGGCCACGAGAAAGTGAAGGTAGTGCAGTCATGA
- a CDS encoding acylphosphatase, whose translation MVAGEGVNRECIARVRGDVQGVGFRWWARDQLGRLGLTGSATNLMDGSVEVVARGDSAALDRFVGSLRGPRTPGAVESVEVHYRDLP comes from the coding sequence ATGGTCGCGGGTGAGGGCGTGAACCGGGAGTGCATCGCGCGGGTACGGGGGGACGTGCAGGGTGTCGGGTTCCGGTGGTGGGCGCGCGACCAGCTCGGCCGGCTGGGGCTGACCGGGTCGGCGACGAACCTCATGGACGGCAGCGTCGAGGTGGTGGCTCGCGGGGACTCGGCGGCGCTCGACCGGTTCGTGGGCTCGTTGCGCGGCCCGCGCACCCCCGGAGCCGTCGAGTCGGTCGAGGTCCACTACCGCGACCTCCCCTGA
- a CDS encoding arsenate reductase ArsC codes for MTETTTRPSALFVCVHNAGRSQMAAGFLTALSGGAVEVRSAGSLPADQINPVAVEAMLEVGVDIRDQQPKVLTTEAVQASDVVITMGCGDVCPIFPGKRYEDWALDDPAGQGIESVRPIRDEIRVRVLALLDELGVPAVG; via the coding sequence ATGACCGAGACCACCACCCGACCGAGCGCCCTGTTCGTCTGCGTCCACAACGCCGGGAGGTCGCAGATGGCCGCCGGGTTCCTCACCGCGCTGTCCGGCGGGGCCGTCGAGGTCCGGTCTGCCGGGTCGCTCCCGGCCGACCAGATCAACCCCGTCGCCGTCGAGGCGATGCTCGAGGTCGGCGTCGACATCCGGGACCAGCAGCCCAAGGTGCTGACCACCGAGGCCGTGCAGGCGTCCGACGTCGTCATCACGATGGGCTGCGGCGACGTGTGCCCGATCTTCCCCGGCAAGCGCTACGAGGACTGGGCGCTCGACGACCCGGCGGGTCAGGGCATCGAGTCCGTGCGGCCGATCCGCGACGAGATCCGGGTGCGGGTCCTCGCGCTGCTCGACGAGCTCGGGGTCCCGGCGGTCGGTTGA
- a CDS encoding GPW/gp25 family protein, translated as MTHVGFPLRLDTRGRTALVDDEEYLRGLVEQVLFTRPGERVNRPDLGSGVDRLVFAPTDDALARSTSALVHGALQQWLGDLLRIDEVDVRSHEATLEVTIVYSPLQAPVGERRVLRVSNASGTSGTAGTGGVP; from the coding sequence ATGACCCACGTCGGCTTCCCGCTGCGGCTCGACACCCGGGGCCGCACCGCTCTCGTCGACGACGAGGAGTACCTGCGCGGCCTGGTCGAGCAGGTGCTCTTCACCCGACCCGGCGAACGCGTGAACCGGCCCGACCTCGGCAGCGGCGTGGACCGGCTGGTGTTCGCGCCGACGGACGACGCCCTCGCCCGGTCGACGTCGGCCCTGGTGCACGGGGCGCTGCAGCAGTGGCTCGGCGACCTGCTCCGCATCGACGAGGTCGACGTGCGCTCCCACGAGGCGACGCTCGAGGTCACGATCGTCTACTCGCCGCTGCAGGCGCCCGTGGGTGAGCGGCGGGTGCTGCGGGTGAGCAACGCGAGCGGCACATCGGGCACAGCAGGCACAGGGGGCGTGCCATGA
- a CDS encoding sugar ABC transporter substrate-binding protein — protein MRKNRAIAVIGAAAALAMAVAACSGPAGSSSSGTGGTTNKLLGIVSITANEAGNALAIKGATEAAEKAGWKVEVVDAQGNADTANAAFRNFANKKAGMIFDLVFPASSLGAGLAAAKSAGIPVASWGGGPGDGIVMSTGDGGPFATTTTEALAKDMGGKGDVLALTYHGGQVCIDREAAFDKVIEQNPGIKVTKQEVRIPGFLQDGANYATAWLGSHPKDSGNLAIWGCWDDPTLGAISALKQLGRTDVKTYGVAGSVTAIKAVQDGSMTATTYEDGAAEGKAMFETTLEAIDAGSSWSAKVVDVPGILINKDTIDQFLTDHPGILG, from the coding sequence ATGCGCAAGAACAGAGCCATCGCGGTCATCGGAGCCGCTGCCGCCCTCGCCATGGCGGTCGCCGCCTGCTCAGGGCCGGCGGGCAGCAGCTCGAGCGGAACCGGCGGCACGACCAACAAGCTGCTCGGGATCGTCTCGATCACCGCGAACGAGGCCGGCAACGCGCTGGCCATCAAGGGGGCCACGGAGGCCGCCGAGAAGGCTGGCTGGAAGGTCGAGGTCGTCGACGCGCAGGGGAACGCCGACACCGCGAACGCCGCGTTCCGGAACTTCGCGAACAAGAAGGCCGGGATGATCTTCGACCTGGTCTTCCCTGCGTCCTCGCTCGGTGCCGGTCTGGCAGCAGCCAAGTCCGCCGGCATCCCGGTCGCCTCCTGGGGCGGTGGCCCCGGCGACGGCATCGTGATGTCGACCGGCGACGGCGGCCCGTTCGCGACGACGACCACCGAGGCCCTCGCGAAGGACATGGGCGGGAAGGGCGACGTGCTCGCGCTGACCTACCACGGCGGTCAGGTCTGCATCGACCGTGAGGCGGCGTTCGACAAGGTCATCGAGCAGAACCCGGGCATCAAGGTGACCAAGCAGGAGGTCCGGATCCCCGGGTTCCTCCAGGACGGCGCGAACTACGCGACCGCCTGGCTCGGCAGCCACCCCAAGGACTCCGGGAACCTGGCCATCTGGGGCTGCTGGGACGACCCGACGCTCGGGGCGATCTCCGCTCTCAAGCAGCTCGGACGCACCGACGTGAAGACGTACGGCGTCGCCGGCTCGGTGACCGCGATCAAGGCGGTCCAGGACGGCAGCATGACCGCCACCACGTACGAGGACGGCGCCGCCGAGGGCAAGGCCATGTTCGAGACGACCCTCGAGGCGATCGACGCGGGTTCCAGCTGGAGCGCCAAGGTCGTCGACGTCCCGGGCATCTTGATCAACAAGGACACCATCGACCAGTTCCTGACGGACCACCCCGGGATCCTCGGGTAG
- a CDS encoding putative baseplate assembly protein, whose protein sequence is MSVTASSPADETAALVASVDRDARRALLDGAPTAPDGIDFVEVLSNHVGSPGYVAGAPVARTLVVHLMRGPVPAAWDASRVVVAGGVRADPTLNPVGVAWAYPAPAVTGTPANPGGDPLPGVSAADRDLVRAAVPAGRRDRALVVRTTTHGDLSRYLLRIVGPGGVGLPTELDPPLAQDAFAFSVDCPSDADCAAPADQPPTTVESPVLDYLARDYELLRTRLLDRLAALVPGWTDRNPADVAVMLVELFAQQGDRLAYWQDAIGVEAYLTTARRRPSVRRHARLLGYAMHDGCAARTWLALTTDTTFTLPARTSVADTVPDERAGFPSGPGHRTPAAVVEVGGVVMETLHPVVVRPARNAIPLHTWEDPVHVLPAGSTSAFLAVPAGEDPTLHRGDVVVLAELAPGGGAGPGGSGSGGSGSGGSGSGGSGSGGSAGGAVNGDPGRRYPVRLDREPVTRADALDPAVTVLEIRWGAQDALPGPLTVAERGPSGSPIPRAVALANVVLADQGASVVDELLDPPQVVEGAPYRPRTRRPHLAFTDPTGTNADGTDPGGTGSGGTGSGGTGSGGTSGTTSATPSAAAALHPDPRRARAALTLDDGTRTWTAQPDLIASGRLDPHVVVETEEDGVARLRFGDGTAGRRPAIGAVLRATYRVGAGAQGNVAAGRLTFVLDRPDGTSPVPSGAVVDVWNPVRATGGTDPEPLEAVRQLAPYAFRHQLRAVTSPDYAAVAEAQDGVQRAVARRRWTGSWYAQEVTVDPVAARAEDPTVPASVLTALETRRMAGVDVEVARPVDVPLHLVLDGCVSPGYLRPDVEAQLLDALSSRVLPSGRRGFFHPDAFTFGQPLYLSDVVAAAMAVPGLDWVQVTTFARSGAPVRESARALAAGVITAAPREVLRCDSDPNNPENGRVDLVLRGGS, encoded by the coding sequence ATGAGCGTCACCGCGTCGTCGCCGGCGGACGAGACCGCGGCCCTGGTCGCCTCGGTCGACCGGGATGCCCGGCGCGCCCTCCTCGACGGCGCGCCGACCGCCCCCGACGGCATCGACTTCGTCGAGGTGCTCTCCAACCACGTCGGCAGCCCGGGGTACGTCGCCGGCGCCCCGGTGGCCCGCACGCTCGTCGTCCACCTGATGCGCGGACCCGTGCCGGCGGCGTGGGACGCGAGCCGCGTGGTGGTCGCCGGTGGCGTGCGCGCCGACCCGACGCTCAACCCGGTGGGGGTGGCGTGGGCGTACCCGGCGCCCGCCGTCACCGGGACCCCGGCCAACCCCGGGGGTGACCCGCTGCCGGGCGTGTCCGCAGCCGATCGCGACCTCGTGCGCGCCGCCGTCCCCGCCGGTCGTCGTGACCGTGCGCTCGTCGTGCGGACCACGACGCACGGCGACCTGTCCCGCTACCTGCTGCGGATCGTCGGACCGGGCGGGGTCGGTCTGCCGACCGAGCTCGACCCGCCGCTCGCGCAGGACGCGTTCGCGTTCTCGGTGGACTGCCCGTCGGACGCGGACTGCGCGGCGCCCGCGGACCAGCCGCCGACCACCGTCGAGTCGCCCGTCCTCGACTACCTCGCGCGCGACTACGAGCTTCTCCGCACCCGGCTCCTCGACCGGCTCGCCGCCCTGGTCCCCGGCTGGACCGACCGCAACCCCGCCGACGTCGCCGTCATGCTGGTCGAGCTGTTCGCCCAGCAGGGCGACCGCCTCGCCTACTGGCAGGACGCGATCGGCGTCGAGGCCTACCTGACGACCGCCCGCCGTCGTCCCTCGGTGCGCCGGCACGCGCGGCTGCTCGGCTACGCGATGCACGACGGCTGCGCGGCCCGCACGTGGCTCGCGCTGACCACGGACACGACGTTCACCCTGCCGGCCCGCACCTCCGTCGCGGACACCGTGCCGGACGAGCGGGCCGGCTTCCCGAGCGGGCCGGGGCACCGCACCCCGGCCGCGGTCGTCGAGGTCGGCGGGGTCGTCATGGAGACGCTGCACCCGGTGGTCGTGCGACCGGCGCGCAACGCGATCCCGCTGCACACGTGGGAGGACCCGGTGCACGTGCTGCCGGCCGGCAGCACGTCGGCGTTCCTCGCGGTGCCGGCGGGTGAGGACCCGACGCTGCACCGTGGCGACGTCGTGGTGCTGGCCGAGCTGGCGCCGGGGGGTGGCGCGGGTCCCGGGGGTTCCGGCTCCGGAGGCTCCGGCTCCGGGGGCTCCGGCTCCGGGGGCTCCGGCTCCGGCGGCTCGGCCGGTGGCGCGGTGAACGGCGACCCCGGGCGGCGGTACCCGGTACGCCTCGACCGGGAGCCGGTCACGCGCGCGGACGCGCTCGACCCGGCCGTCACGGTGCTCGAGATCCGGTGGGGGGCGCAGGACGCCCTGCCGGGACCGCTCACGGTCGCCGAGCGCGGCCCGTCGGGGTCGCCGATCCCGCGCGCCGTCGCGCTCGCCAACGTCGTCCTCGCCGACCAGGGGGCCTCGGTCGTCGACGAGCTCCTCGACCCGCCGCAGGTCGTCGAGGGAGCGCCGTACCGCCCGCGCACCCGCCGCCCGCACCTGGCGTTCACGGACCCGACCGGCACGAACGCCGACGGCACCGACCCGGGCGGCACGGGTTCGGGCGGCACGGGGTCAGGCGGCACGGGGTCAGGCGGCACCAGCGGGACGACGTCGGCCACGCCCAGCGCCGCAGCCGCGCTGCACCCCGACCCGCGTCGGGCCCGCGCCGCGCTCACGCTCGACGACGGCACCCGCACCTGGACCGCGCAGCCGGACCTGATCGCGAGCGGTCGGCTCGACCCGCACGTCGTCGTCGAGACCGAGGAGGACGGCGTCGCCCGGCTCCGGTTCGGCGACGGGACGGCCGGCCGACGCCCTGCGATCGGCGCGGTGCTGCGCGCCACCTACCGCGTCGGCGCGGGCGCGCAGGGGAACGTCGCCGCGGGCCGTCTGACGTTCGTGCTCGATCGACCCGACGGGACGTCCCCCGTCCCGTCGGGCGCGGTCGTCGACGTGTGGAACCCGGTGCGCGCCACCGGCGGCACCGACCCGGAGCCGCTCGAGGCCGTGCGCCAGCTCGCGCCGTACGCGTTCCGGCACCAGCTCCGGGCGGTCACCTCCCCCGACTACGCCGCCGTCGCCGAGGCGCAGGACGGCGTGCAGCGGGCGGTGGCGCGGCGCCGGTGGACGGGCTCCTGGTACGCGCAGGAGGTCACGGTCGACCCGGTCGCCGCCCGCGCGGAGGACCCGACCGTCCCGGCGTCGGTGCTCACGGCGCTCGAGACCCGGCGCATGGCCGGGGTGGACGTCGAGGTCGCCCGACCGGTCGACGTGCCGCTGCACCTGGTGCTCGACGGCTGCGTGTCCCCCGGGTACCTGCGGCCGGACGTCGAGGCCCAGCTCCTCGATGCGCTCTCGTCGCGCGTGCTGCCGAGCGGTCGCCGGGGGTTCTTCCACCCGGACGCGTTCACGTTCGGCCAGCCGCTGTACCTGTCCGACGTCGTCGCCGCCGCGATGGCGGTGCCCGGGCTCGACTGGGTGCAGGTCACGACGTTCGCGCGGTCCGGCGCGCCCGTGCGCGAGAGTGCCCGTGCCCTTGCCGCCGGGGTGATCACCGCGGCACCCCGCGAGGTGCTGCGCTGCGACTCGGACCCGAACAACCCGGAGAACGGCCGCGTCGACCTCGTGCTGCGAGGTGGGTCGTGA
- a CDS encoding BTAD domain-containing putative transcriptional regulator yields MTLLGGFRLTVDGEDLTVPASTQRIISLLALRGRCGRSRLAGSLWPETTELRALASLRTAIWRANQTAPGLLVSGHDSLDLAPDVEVDVARLVRTAHDVMDGRASLLLDAPGLQYVEGDLLPDWNDEWLVIDRERLRQLRLHVLETLASQLATQGMYGMAMEAALAALRADALRESAHRAVIRIHLAEGNRAEARHAYDECCEVLTRETGLGPSAETLRLSVNWSDPRATRGRVAPDRSS; encoded by the coding sequence GTGACCTTGCTGGGTGGCTTCCGCCTCACGGTCGACGGCGAGGACCTGACCGTCCCGGCGAGCACCCAGCGGATCATCTCCCTGCTCGCGCTCCGGGGCCGGTGCGGGCGGAGCCGGCTCGCGGGCTCGCTGTGGCCGGAGACCACCGAGCTCCGTGCGCTCGCGAGCCTGCGCACCGCGATCTGGCGGGCCAACCAGACGGCACCCGGGCTGCTGGTCTCCGGCCACGACTCCCTCGACCTGGCGCCGGACGTCGAGGTCGACGTCGCGCGTCTGGTGCGGACCGCTCACGACGTCATGGACGGTCGCGCGAGCCTCCTGCTCGACGCCCCCGGGCTGCAGTACGTCGAGGGGGACCTGCTGCCGGACTGGAACGACGAGTGGCTCGTGATCGACCGGGAGCGACTGCGCCAGCTGCGGCTGCACGTCCTCGAGACGTTGGCGTCGCAGCTGGCCACGCAGGGGATGTACGGGATGGCGATGGAGGCCGCGCTCGCGGCCCTGCGCGCCGACGCGCTGCGGGAGAGCGCGCACCGCGCGGTGATCCGCATCCACCTGGCCGAGGGCAACCGCGCCGAGGCCCGGCACGCCTACGACGAGTGCTGCGAGGTCCTGACCCGCGAGACCGGCCTCGGCCCCTCCGCCGAAACCCTCCGCCTCTCCGTCAACTGGAGCGATCCGCGCGCGACACGCGGGCGTGTCGCGCCGGATCGCTCCAGTTGA
- a CDS encoding phage baseplate assembly protein V, translated as MTSPTGPRRYYGKYRGTVTNNLDPMQQGRVQVSVPRVLGDGTLAWAMPCVPYAGNGVGLFAVPPVGANVWVEFEGGDLDRAILAGCFWGVGEVPASPAIAEMKVWKTDGISLELSDLPGAGGLTISVGPPAVPVPMTVSCTASGIELSIGASKVVLSAASVSVNNGALEVI; from the coding sequence ATGACGAGCCCGACCGGACCACGCCGCTACTACGGCAAGTACCGCGGCACGGTGACGAACAACCTCGACCCGATGCAGCAGGGCCGCGTGCAGGTCTCGGTGCCGCGCGTCCTCGGCGACGGGACGCTCGCGTGGGCCATGCCGTGCGTGCCGTACGCGGGCAACGGCGTCGGGCTGTTCGCGGTGCCGCCCGTCGGCGCGAACGTGTGGGTCGAGTTCGAGGGGGGCGACCTCGACCGGGCGATCCTCGCCGGCTGCTTCTGGGGTGTCGGCGAGGTCCCGGCGAGCCCGGCGATCGCGGAGATGAAGGTGTGGAAGACCGACGGCATCTCGCTCGAGCTCAGCGACCTGCCCGGTGCCGGCGGGCTGACGATCTCGGTGGGGCCGCCCGCGGTGCCGGTCCCGATGACGGTGTCCTGCACGGCCTCCGGGATCGAGCTGTCGATCGGCGCGTCGAAGGTCGTGCTGTCCGCGGCCTCGGTGTCGGTCAACAACGGCGCGCTGGAGGTGATCTGA
- a CDS encoding ABC transporter permease, whose protein sequence is MSTDTAVRPRPTLTHRPAGRRRALMILSKYGTLFAMALLVLIFSVAAPNAVFLSRDNLLNIVNQSTLTAIIAAGLTIVLVVGEFDMSIGYTASLAGVLVTGLIANQGVSLVLAILLTIAAAGTVGTVNGLLVTKARVNAVVATLGVGTVVVGLSFGYTAGTPILQVPKEFTNLTLGHFLGLSNPIWYMAIVLTLLWVILNRTPLGQRIQAVGANANAARLAGIRTDRAKISAFVITGLCAGLTGILLASLLGSGTVSAADGYLLDAFAAVFLGSATLRDGEFHIVGTLIGVLLVNVGFNGLSLLGTPVFYQYLFKGGILVAAVALSTIARKYARA, encoded by the coding sequence ATGAGCACCGATACCGCGGTCCGGCCTCGGCCGACCCTCACGCATCGACCTGCGGGTCGGCGGCGGGCCCTGATGATCCTGTCGAAGTACGGCACGCTCTTCGCGATGGCGCTCCTCGTGCTGATCTTCAGCGTCGCCGCCCCGAACGCCGTCTTCCTGAGCCGGGACAACCTGCTCAACATCGTCAACCAATCGACGCTCACCGCGATCATCGCGGCCGGGCTGACGATCGTGCTGGTGGTCGGTGAGTTCGACATGAGCATCGGGTACACGGCGAGCCTCGCCGGCGTCCTCGTGACCGGTCTGATCGCCAACCAGGGCGTGAGCCTCGTCCTCGCGATCCTCCTGACCATCGCCGCCGCCGGCACCGTCGGGACCGTCAACGGCCTGCTCGTCACGAAGGCCAGGGTCAACGCCGTCGTCGCCACTCTCGGTGTGGGGACGGTGGTCGTCGGGCTGAGCTTCGGCTACACGGCCGGTACCCCGATCCTCCAGGTGCCCAAGGAGTTCACGAACCTCACCCTCGGGCACTTCCTCGGGCTCTCGAACCCGATCTGGTACATGGCGATCGTCCTCACGCTGCTGTGGGTCATCCTCAACCGCACCCCGTTGGGCCAGCGCATCCAGGCCGTGGGTGCGAACGCGAACGCTGCCCGGCTCGCCGGTATCCGGACCGACCGGGCCAAGATCTCCGCCTTCGTCATCACCGGGCTGTGCGCGGGTCTCACCGGGATCCTGCTGGCCTCCCTGCTGGGAAGCGGCACGGTCAGCGCGGCCGACGGATACCTGCTGGATGCGTTCGCGGCGGTGTTCCTCGGTTCCGCGACGCTTCGCGACGGTGAGTTCCACATCGTCGGGACCCTGATCGGGGTGCTGCTCGTGAATGTCGGGTTCAACGGGCTCAGCCTGCTCGGGACGCCGGTGTTCTACCAGTACCTGTTCAAGGGCGGGATCCTCGTCGCGGCCGTCGCTCTCTCCACCATCGCCAGGAAATACGCACGGGCTTAG